In Tenebrio molitor chromosome 6, icTenMoli1.1, whole genome shotgun sequence, one genomic interval encodes:
- the LOC138132528 gene encoding exosome complex component RRP43-like has translation MSEQYKILHPTKYYRDYLEHNIRPDGRELDHYRPIIVNLGSISTADGSALAKVGKTTVVCGIKAELCQPKAEVADEGFLIPNVELPPLCSPKFRPGPPTEQAQVATQLVADIIKNSKCLDLKTLCIFPDKLAWCLYADLICLDLDGSLIDACMIALMAALKSVTLPAVEYDPALDNKQVNLNDRRPLKIINIPISTTFAIFDNQIVIDPTIDEEDLSTALITIAVKEQELCFVHKSGGTSASEEQLFNCIEESTKRAIVIEGIVDTALKSL, from the exons atGTCTGAACAATACAA AATTTTGCATCCTACAAAATATTACAGAGACTATTTGGAACATAATATTCGTCCTGATGGAAGAGAACTTGATCACTATAGAcctattattgttaatttaggTTCAATTTCAACAGCAGATGGTTCAGCTTTAGCAAAAGTAGGCAAGACTACTGTAGTGTGTGGAATTAAGGCA GAGCTCTGCCAACCTAAAGCAGAGGTTGCTGATGAAGGTTTTTTAATCCCTAACGTTGAACTACCGCCTCTGTGTTCCCCAAAATTTCGTCCAGGGCCACCAACAGAACAAGCTCAAGTTGCAACACAGTTAGTTgctgacataataaaaaattcaaaatgtttggATTTAAAAACTTTATGTATATTTCCAGACAAATTAGCTTGGTGTTTATATGCTGATTTAATTTGTTTGGATTTAGATGGGTCCTTGATTGATGCATGCATGATAGCATTAATGGCTGCACTTAAATCAG TTACCCTGCCTGCAGTAGAGTATGATCCAGCTTTAGACAACAAACAAGTCAACTTAAATGACAGAAGACCTTTGAAAATTATCAATATACCAATTTCAACCACATTTGCAATATTTGATAA TCAAATTGTTATTGATCCAACAATAGATGAAGAAGATTTGAGTACAGCATTAATAACAATTGCGGTTAAAGAACAAGAGTTGTGCTTTGTTCACAAATCTGGTGGAACCTCAGCAAGTGAGGAACAACTGTTCAATTGTATTGAAGAAAGTACAAAAAGGGCTATAGTAATTGAGGGCATTGTTGACACTGCGTTAAAAAGTTTAtaa
- the CycA gene encoding cyclin-A2 translates to MASIKIHPDQENRVPELRQKQGNNAMAAPQKRPILGVIHPNKVNKAVPKGKQPLKKANVLNSRAENVQNNENRKNVVVPVAQFEAFTVYEDDDHRARIDERLRLISKSNVYKGTAEDRFITKTELAEIERKKSLEKMEELAKAPPIESDFEKEPETPMSIEKFNDENCQLAEEVILKNVNEKNVFFQVKEYRDDIYAYLREHELRHRPKPGYIVKQPDVTENMRAVLIDWLVEVTEEYKMQTETLYLAVNFIDRFLSYMSVVRAKLQLVGTAAMFIASKYEEIFPPDVGEFVYITDDTYNKQQVLRMEHLILRVLGFDLSVPTPLTFINAICISARLKEKTMYFAMYLSELALLEVEPYLQFLPSVIAASAIALSRHTLGEGAWDETLQKTSGYCLKELKLCIGFLYDTFVKAPAREQHAIQDKYRSGKYMQVSKIAPSNEIIVFD, encoded by the exons ATGGCATCAATTAAAATTCATCCCGATCAGGAAAACAGGGTGCCGGAATTGCGCCAAAAACAAGGAAATAACGCAATGGCCGCTCCGCAAAAACGTCCTATTTTAGGAGTAATTCATCcgaataaagtaaataaagcAGTACCGAAGGGGAAACAG CCGTTGAAGAAAGCAAACGTGTTGAACAGTCGTGCCGAGAATGttcaaaataatgaaaatcgAAAAAACGTCGTGGTGCCTGTGGCTCAATTTGAGGCATTCACAGTGTATGAGGATGATGATCACAGGGCAAGGATTGATGAGAGACTTCGGCTTATCAGTAAGAGTAATGTTTACAAGGGGACTGCGGAAGACAGGTTTATTACAAAGACTGAACTGGCTGAAATTGAAAGAAAGAAGAGTCTTGAGAAAATGGAGGAATTAGCCAAAGCCCCACCTATTGAAtctgattttgaaaaagaacCTGAAACCCCTATGAGCATTGAGAAGTTCAATGATGAAAATTGCCAGCTTGCTGAGgaagttattttaaaaaatgtaaatgaaaaaaatgtattctttcAAGTGAAAGAGTATAGAGATGACATTTATGCTTATTTAAGGGAGCATGAG TTGCGGCATCGGCCAAAACCCGGTTATATTGTAAAACAACCCGACGTAACCGAAAACATGCGCGCAGTTTTGATCGACTGGTTAGTTGAAGTCACCGAAGAGTATAAGATGCAAACTGAAACTCTCTACTTGGCTGTGAATTTCATCGATCGTTTCTTAAGCTACATGTCAGTAGTTAGGGCTAAATTGCAATTAGTCGGTACCGCTGCCATGTTCATTGCCTC CAAATACGAAGAAATCTTTCCTCCAGATGTAGGCGAATTTGTTTATATCACCGATGATACCTACAATAAACAACAGGTTCTTCGAATGGAACACTTGATTCTTCGAGTTTTGGGTTTCGATTTGTCAGTTCCCACACCATTAACATTCATCAATGCCATATGTATTTCTGCAAGgcttaaagaaaaaacaatgtaTTTTGCGATG tATTTGAGCGAGTTGGCTCTGTTGGAAGTCGAGCCGTATTTGCAGTTTTTGCCGTCAGTTATAGCAGCGTCTGCTATTGCTCTCAGCAGGCATACTCTCGGCGAAGGAGCGTGGGACGAGACCTTGCAAAAGACCTCAGGATATTGTCTGAAAGAACTAAAATTATGCATCGGATTTTTGTATGATACGTTTGTTAAGGCGCCAGCTCGCGAACAACACGCCATACAAGACAAGTATCGGTCTGGGAAATATATGCAGGTTTCCAAAATCGCTCCCAGTAATgaaattattgtattcgatTAA